One Cololabis saira isolate AMF1-May2022 chromosome 12, fColSai1.1, whole genome shotgun sequence DNA window includes the following coding sequences:
- the si:ch211-218o21.4 gene encoding actin-associated protein FAM107A, which translates to MYWLALLQPPTMQQELGLRSRSTDGAKAETSSGDFHPTKASRTHNELHKELLLAHKKGLVLSSRSELQQVLERRKRVQSNQEEEGLSKTPLEDMLLRRQQKQLEREKEQDEATRSEAQLMEFFRVRQNLRKIHSVIQEKTANSAAE; encoded by the exons ATGTACTGGCTCGCCCTCTTGCAGCCACCCACCATGCAGCAGGAGCTGGGGCTCCGCTCTCGGTCCACAG ACGGAGCCAAAGCTGAGACGTCCTCAGGTGACTTCCACCCCACCAAGGCCTCCAGGACTCACAACGAGCTCCACAAGGAACTGCTTCTGGCTCATAAAAA GGGTCTGGTGCTGAGCAGCAGGTCAGAACTTCAGcaggtgctggagaggagaaaaAGGGTGCAgagcaaccaggaggaggaagGGCTGAGCAAGACGCCCCTGGAGGACATGCTTCTCAGACGtcagcagaaacaactggag AGGGAGAAGGAACAAGATGAGGCAACACGTAGCGAAGCCCAGTTGATGGAGTTTTTTAGAGTCCGGCAGAACCTGAGAAAAATCCACTCGGTTATCCAGGAGAAGACTGCAAACTCTGCTGCAGAATAA